The Sphingobium sp. JS3065 genomic sequence GGCCCGCCGGTCGAATGTTCGGCTCCCGCTGCCATCCCGCCACCATCATCTTCATCGACAGCGCCGTGCTGTGCCAGCCGCTGGAGGCGAGGCTGCCGAAATGGGTTTCTGCCGCCGCTTCGTCCGACAGGTGAAAGGGTTGCGGATCGAATTCCGTGGCGAAGGCGATGATCTCCTCGCGGCTGATGGTGTACGGGCCGAATTCCTTCCTGTCACCCAACGCTATGTCTTCGAAATAGATGATCTCGCTCATACCCGTTCCTTCCATTGCGGGCGAGACGTAATTTCCGTTTACGAAAACGTCAATGCTTGACAAGTCCGGCCAGAACCGCCGGATCGCCATCGCCCGGCAGCGGCGCAATTCCCAACAGCCGCGCCAGCAGGGGATAGACATCGACATTGGCGAAATCCGCCGGAGGCCGAAATCGAGCGTCGAACCCTGGCCCATTCGCGATGAACAACGCCTGCATCTCCGGCGCGCGCTGGTCCCAGCCATGATCGCCGCCGGCAAAGGGTTTGACAGGCGCGGTCGGCTGAATCACCCAGCCGGTCTCCCCCAGGCAGAAATAGGCCGGAATGCGCCGGTGCGTGCCATAATGGAAATGCGCTGGAATATCGGCCTTGCGCCAGCATTGCATGTGCGGGTGCGGCTTCAATATGGCGGCCTCCAGCGCCGCCTCATGCCCCGGCTGGGCCGCGAGGCTGGCATAGGGGCCGCTCTCCACGATGCGATAATCCGCCGGGTTCGCGACCTTGTCCATCGCCACCACTCGCTCGCTGGATTTCCGCGCCATGCCATGGTCGGACAGGATGATGAGATTGGCAGGCTGCCCCAGCGTCTTCAATCCCTCCACCAGCATGCCAATCTGTCCGTCGACCTTCTGGGCGGCATCGGTGGTTTCGGTGGCGTCGGGGCCG encodes the following:
- a CDS encoding MaoC family dehydratase, which produces MSEIIYFEDIALGDRKEFGPYTISREEIIAFATEFDPQPFHLSDEAAAETHFGSLASSGWHSTALSMKMMVAGWQREPNIRPAGLGAIGVDELRWLQPVRPGDTLRGTSEVIEKKASRSRPEMGVITTLVTLFNQRDEPVLSMKPIVMFRTRPA